The Bacillaceae bacterium IKA-2 DNA window CCAAAAAGGCGAAAAAGTTGCTTATCTGGCACCTAATACTCTAGAAATGCTAGAAGGTTTTTATGGAGTTTTTCAATTAGGCGCAATAATGGTTCCACTCAATATTCGACTTCAACCCCATGATTATTCATTTATTTTAAATCATAGTGAAAGTAAAGTTTTACTAGTTGATCAGGAACTTCTCCATTTAGTTGAACCGATTATTAAAGAATTAAAAACAGTAGAAAAAATAATTATCCATAACTGTACAGAGGATGATAATCGTTTTATAAATTATGATACATGGTTAACTCAATTTGATTCAACTGAATATCAGCGTCCCGCTCTAGAAGAAGCGGATGTCGCAAGTCTACTTTATACAAGTGGTACAACAGGAAGCCCTAAAGGAGTTATGTTAACGCATCGTAACAACTATTTACATGCATTATCGACGATGCATCATCTTTGCATTACTGATCAAGATACATTGCTACATGTTTTACCAATGTTTCACGTAAATGGTTGGGGGTCACCATTTAGTTATACAGCTAATGGTGCGACGCAAGTGATGCTCCGTAAAGCATTACCAGAAGTCATTTTCGATAAAATTCAAAAATATGGTGTGACAGTAGCACATATGGCACCAACGATTTTAAATTCGTTACTAGAATACTATGGTCGATTCCAACCAAAAATCGAGCAAAATATGCGTGTTGTTATTGCAGGTTCTGCACCACCACCGGCTTTTGTTCGTCGAGTTGAAGAAGATTTAGGGTGGGAGTTCCTACAAGTATATGGAATGACAGAAACAACGCCGTTAATAACAACTTCAAGAATTCGTTCAGAGCAAACTGCACTACCGAAAGAGGAACAATATCGATTAAAGGCGAAAGCTGGATATGCGATGATTGGTGTTCAAGTCAAGGTAGTGAATGATGATGGAAACGAAGTTGCTCCGGGAGCTAATGAAATTGGTGAAATTATCACTCGTTCCAATGGTGTTATGAAGGGTTATTGGAAAAATGATGAAGCGACAATGGATACAATTAGAAATGGCTGGCTTCATACTGGGGACATGGCCATTGTTGATGAACATGGTCATATTGATATTGTTGATCGCAAAAAGGATGTTATTATAAGTGGTGGTGAAAACATCTCGTCAATTGAGGTTGAAGGTGTCTTGTATGAACATCCAGCCGTACTAGAAGCAGCAGTAGTTTCCATTCCTCATGAAAAGTGGGGCGAGGTTCCTCATGCCGTGATCGTCATACGTGAAGGACAAACTGCTACTGAAGAAGAGATCATTAAGTTTTCGCGAGAAAAACTTGCGCACTTTAAAGCTCCAAAATCAATTTCCTTTGCAGATGAACTACCAAAGACAGCTTCTGGAAAAATTCAAAAAGTCCAAATCCGCAAGCAGTTTTGGGATTCAGATCGGTTAGTAAATTAATAATTAATAAAAGGATGGCTCATTAAGAGTCGTCCTTTTATTTGGCAAGTGTAAGCGCGCTTACGCATTTCTTTTCCCTTGAAAATTTGATACTATAACTTTAGTGAAACTTTTCTTTATTAAGGAGCTTAAAATGATTAAATTATTGCAGTTAGATCATGTCTATGGTGGCTATCATCAAGGGAAGCCGGTATTACACGATATATCTTTTTCTGTTAATAAAGGAGAGATTGTCGGCTTAATCGGCTTAAATGGTGCAGGTAAAAGTACAGCAATTAAACATGTGTTAGGGTTAATGGAGGCACAAAAAGGTGAAATTCGTATTAATGGTAAGAGGTTTTTAGAAGATCCTAACGAATACCGACGCTCTTATTCATTCATACCAGAAACGCCTATTTTATATGAAGACTTAACATTACAAGAACATTTACATGTAACCGCGATGGCCTATGGTCTTCATTCAGAAGAGCTAGCAGAGAGGAGTGCCCTATTATTAAAAGAATTTCGGATGGAGAAAATGCTTCATTGGTTTCCAGGTCATTTCTCAAAGGGGATGCGGCAAAAAGTAATGATTATGTGTGCTTTTTTACTTTATCCACCCCTTTATATTGTTGATGAACCTTTTATTGGTTTAGATCCAATTGCGATTAAATCATTATTAAACCATTTTGTCGATATGAAAGAAAAAGGAGCGGGTATTTTGATGTCTACTCACATTCTTTCGACTGCTGAGCGTTATTGTGACCGATTTATTATGCTCCATCACGGTAAGATTATCGTTGAAGGTACATTAGACGAACTAAGAGAAAAAACAGGTATGGCTGCTAGTGCCCCTCTCGATGATATCTACATTGAAATAACGAAGGAAGATTAATATGAATACTATTCATGAACTTTGGAGCAAACGAGTAAAAGATTACTGGAATATGGCGATACGCTATTTACGCTTAATAGGTAACAGTGGGTTTTTATTTACAATTTATATTGCCATTATCGCGGGGAGTTACTATTATAGCGAATTAATAAAGTGGTTACCTGAAACGTTTCCAGCGCCATTATTTTTAGCGTTAATAACAGCTTTTCTTTTAACAAAAAGTCCGCTCCGGACATTTGTGAAAGAAGGCGATCTCGTTTTTTTATCCCCGTTGGAAGGAAAGCTAGCGGCTTACTTTCGCTCTTCACTATATTATTCTTTTCTGATCCAAAGCTTTGTAATCATCTTAGTGATTGTTCTTTTAACTCCTTTATACCGAAATTTTCTTGTTGATGATCCTAGAAGTCTTTTACTGATCATTGTTGTTTTACTTGTTAGTAAAGCCTGGAACTTAGCGGCACAGTCGGAAGAAGGTAGACTATTATTTACAGCTCAGCGAACTAGTCATAAAGTAGGTCGTTTTTTTATTAATATTTGTTTAACATATTTCTTATTTGCCCAAGCGACCCTATGGTTTATTTTAGCTTTACTGTTTATAAAAGGCCTGCTATTTTTCTTTTATTATCAACACCTTAAAAAACAGCATAGTTTAAAATGGGAATATTTAATTGAAACGGAAGAACAAATGCTAATGTTTTTTTATCGTATTGCTAATGCCTTTACAGATGTGCCAAAATTAAGCACAAAAGTAAAAGCACGTCGAATGTTCAGTTGGATCCCAAACTTGCTTCCGTTTAAACAAGCAACAACGTTTCATTATTTGTATGTAAAATCATTCACTCGTGCAAATGATTATTTTGGAGTTTATCTGCGGTTATTAATGATTGGGGTTCTTTTATTATTTTATATTCAAATTGATTTTGGGGCGGTTTTCATCTCGCTGTTGATCATCTATATGTCAGCACTTCAGTTATCGACGCTATGGAATCATCACAGTTTAAAGATTTGGATCGATTTGTACCCGATTAATGGTCAAGTACGTAAAAAATCATTTAGTAACGTCGTATTATCGTTGCTGATCATAAAAACATTTGTATTCGCCTTAGCCACATTTATAGCAACAGCTAATTTTATTGAAACGGGTCTCGTATTAATTATAGGTAGCGCTGTTAGTTATCTGTATGCCAACTTTTTATTACATAAAAGAGCTGAAGCTAGAGGTTGATCCCTCTGCTATCAGCTCTTTTGGCTTGATTAAGATGTTCAAAATGGTGATACGGCTAACATAAGTGTGCTTAAGTTTCCTCAGAATAGTGTAAAGCTAGATTACCAAGTAGCTTTGCTGATATCAACATTGCTTTTTCATCAAAATCGAATTTCGGATGGTGGTGTGGGTATGCATGATCCCAAATTGGATTCTTAGCTCCCGTAAAGAAAA harbors:
- a CDS encoding ABC transporter permease encodes the protein MNTIHELWSKRVKDYWNMAIRYLRLIGNSGFLFTIYIAIIAGSYYYSELIKWLPETFPAPLFLALITAFLLTKSPLRTFVKEGDLVFLSPLEGKLAAYFRSSLYYSFLIQSFVIILVIVLLTPLYRNFLVDDPRSLLLIIVVLLVSKAWNLAAQSEEGRLLFTAQRTSHKVGRFFINICLTYFLFAQATLWFILALLFIKGLLFFFYYQHLKKQHSLKWEYLIETEEQMLMFFYRIANAFTDVPKLSTKVKARRMFSWIPNLLPFKQATTFHYLYVKSFTRANDYFGVYLRLLMIGVLLLFYIQIDFGAVFISLLIIYMSALQLSTLWNHHSLKIWIDLYPINGQVRKKSFSNVVLSLLIIKTFVFALATFIATANFIETGLVLIIGSAVSYLYANFLLHKRAEARG
- a CDS encoding long-chain-fatty-acid--CoA ligase, yielding MHVPLLVTDFLDRAVTLYGEKVAVIDDHKTITYYQLNERVNQLSKGLTDLGVQKGEKVAYLAPNTLEMLEGFYGVFQLGAIMVPLNIRLQPHDYSFILNHSESKVLLVDQELLHLVEPIIKELKTVEKIIIHNCTEDDNRFINYDTWLTQFDSTEYQRPALEEADVASLLYTSGTTGSPKGVMLTHRNNYLHALSTMHHLCITDQDTLLHVLPMFHVNGWGSPFSYTANGATQVMLRKALPEVIFDKIQKYGVTVAHMAPTILNSLLEYYGRFQPKIEQNMRVVIAGSAPPPAFVRRVEEDLGWEFLQVYGMTETTPLITTSRIRSEQTALPKEEQYRLKAKAGYAMIGVQVKVVNDDGNEVAPGANEIGEIITRSNGVMKGYWKNDEATMDTIRNGWLHTGDMAIVDEHGHIDIVDRKKDVIISGGENISSIEVEGVLYEHPAVLEAAVVSIPHEKWGEVPHAVIVIREGQTATEEEIIKFSREKLAHFKAPKSISFADELPKTASGKIQKVQIRKQFWDSDRLVN
- a CDS encoding ABC transporter ATP-binding protein codes for the protein MIKLLQLDHVYGGYHQGKPVLHDISFSVNKGEIVGLIGLNGAGKSTAIKHVLGLMEAQKGEIRINGKRFLEDPNEYRRSYSFIPETPILYEDLTLQEHLHVTAMAYGLHSEELAERSALLLKEFRMEKMLHWFPGHFSKGMRQKVMIMCAFLLYPPLYIVDEPFIGLDPIAIKSLLNHFVDMKEKGAGILMSTHILSTAERYCDRFIMLHHGKIIVEGTLDELREKTGMAASAPLDDIYIEITKED